A DNA window from Castanea sativa cultivar Marrone di Chiusa Pesio chromosome 7, ASM4071231v1 contains the following coding sequences:
- the LOC142642756 gene encoding uncharacterized protein LOC142642756, which translates to MFAYDKCSMFRFIAPSPKFPIPHNHNHNHKTITLLPLAAFFFTHTIIDQPPKHEPEHNISITNNNTSYWTKKIHRLCAKDRNVDEALRLLDRLSLRGYQPDSLNINTIIHALCHSNRFSEAHHRLLLFISSHCVLDERTCNVLIARLLDSRTPYTTLHVILRLIHVKPEFVPSLANYNRLMNQFCSLQLRPDEAHRLFFDMKSRGHCPNVVSYTTLINGYCRIGELGNAHKVFDEMGENGVVPNSLTYSVLLGGVLRGRDIDRGRELMCKLWEKVSDEEDLSVRNAAFANLVDSLCREGFFNEVFRIAEDMPQGKSVCEEFVYGQMIDSLCKAGKHHGASRIVYIMRKRGFPPSLASYNTIIHGLCKEGGYMRAYQLLEEGIEFGYLPSEYTYKVLVEGLCKELDLYKARNLLQYMLNKKGVDRTRMFNMYLRALCLITNPTELLNALVFMLQNQCQPDVITLNTVINGFCKMGRIGEALKVLNDMIIGKFCAPDAVTFTTIIQGLLNVGRTQEAFEFLYQIMPERGVRPGVVTYNAVLHGLFKLQQANEAMGFFNRMENDGVSVDCTTYTIIIDGLCKANRIEEAMKFWDDVIWPSKYHDNYVYAALLKGLCCSGKFNEACHFLYELVDSGVSPNIFNYNILIDSACKLGLMREAYQVVGEMRRNGLAPDAVTWRILDKLHDM; encoded by the coding sequence ATGTTTGCATATGATAAATGTTCAATGTTCCGCTTCATCGCTCCATCCCCAAAGTTCCCAATCCCCCACAaccacaatcacaaccacaagACCATAACCTTATTACCTCTTGCGGCATTCTTCTTCACTCACACTATCATCGACCAACCACCAAAGCATGAACCAGAACACAACATCAGCATCACCAACAACAACACCTCATACTGGACCAAAAAGATTCACAGACTCTGCGCCAAAGACCGCAATGTCGACGAGGCGCTTCGCCTTCTGGACCGCCTCAGCCTCCGCGGATACCAACCAGACTCTCTCAACATCAACACCATCATTCACGCACTCTGCCACTCTAACCGCTTCTCCGAAGCTCACCACCGCCTTCTACTCTTCATATCTTCTCATTGCGTCCTCGACGAGCGTACCTGCAATGTTCTTATTGCCAGGTTACTCGATTCTCGAACCCCATATACCACATTGCATGTTATTCTTCGTCTGATTCATGTTAAGCCTGAGTTTGTTCCGTCTTTGGCTAATTATAACCGTTTGATGAATCAGTTTTGCTCGTTACAACTACGGCCCGATGAAGCTCATAGGTTGTTTTTCGATATGAAGAGCCGAGGGCATTGTCCAAACGTTGTTTCTTATACTACTTTGATTAATGGGTATTGTAGAATTGGTGAATTGGGTAATGCCCACaaggtgtttgatgaaatggGTGAGAATGGTGTAGTACCCAATTCGCTGACATATAGTGTATTATTAGGTGGTGTTCTTCGGGGGCGTGACATTGACCGTGGGAGGGAATTGATGTGCAAACTTTGGGAGAAGGTGAGTGATGAAGAGGACCTGTCTGTGAGAAATGCTGCTTTTGCCAACCTGGTCGATTCTTTGTGCAGAGAAGGGTTTTTTAACGAAGTGTTTAGGATTGCGGAAGACATGCCTCAAGGGAAGAGTGTGTGTGAGGAATTCGTTTATGGACAGATGATAGATTCACTTTGTAAAGCTGGAAAGCATCATGGGGCCTCAAGGATTGTTTACATAATGAGGAAGAGGGGGTTTCCTCCAAGTTTGGCGTCATACAATACTATCATACATGGACTATGCAAGGAGGGAGGTTATATGAGGGCATATCAGTTGTTGGAGGAAGGAATTGAGTTTGGGTACCTACCATCTGAGTATACATATAAGGTTCTAGTAGAAGGGCTTTGCAAAGAATTGGACCTCTACAAGGCAAGGAATCTTCTCCAATATATGCTGAATAAGAAGGGTGTGGACAGAACTAGAATGTTCAATATGTATTTAAGAGCTCTTTGTCTTATCACTAACCCAACTGAGCTTTTGAATGCACTTGTATTTATGCTTCAAAACCAGTGTCAGCCTGATGTCATTACCTTGAACACAGTTATAAATGGGTTTTGCAAGATGGGGAGGATTGGAGAAGCTTTGAAGGTATTAAATGATATGATAATAGGGAAATTTTGTGCCCCAGATGCTGTGACCTTCACTACTATCATACAGGGTTTATTAAATGTTGGAAGAACCCAGGAAGCTTTCGAGTTTTTGTATCAAATAATGCCAGAACGAGGTGTTAGGCCTGGTGTTGTGACATATAATGCAGTCCTTCATGGCTTGTTTAAACTTCAGCAAGCAAATGAAGCAATGGGGTTTTTTAATAGAATGGAAAATGATGGTGTCTCAGTGGATTGTACCACTTATACTATAATAATTGATGGATTATGTAAAGCCAACCGAATAGAAGAGGCCATGAAGTTTTGGGATGATGTCATATGGCCATCGAAGTATCATGATAATTATGTTTATGCAGCCCTTCTCAAAGGGCTTTGCTGCTCAGGCAAATTCAATGAAGCTTGTCATTTCTTATATGAATTGGTTGATTCTGGGGTCTCTCCAAACATTttcaattataatattttgattgaCAGTGCATGCAAGTTGGGCTTAATGAGAGAAGCTTATCAAGTTGTGGGAGAGATGAGAAGGAATGGGCTGGCCCCAGATGCTGTAACCTGGAGGATTCTTGACAAATTACATGATATGTGA